The region TCCATAAGGAGGATTGTGCAGCTCAAAATTTAGACGCAAGGCTCCACTCTTCCGTCTCAGGCCGCAAAAGTGCGCTGGTGACGGGACTGACGGAATGTTCCGGGGATTCGGGTTTTGTATGGTGGGGATAACAGGACTCGAACCTGTGGCCTCATGCGTGTGAAGCATGCGCTCTAACCAACTGAGCTATATCCCCATCCTGGGAGGATGCGAAACTATTAAGTTTTTGTGTTCTTGTCAAGCGTCAAAGTCAGGGTCTGCAAACCAAGCTATTCTGGACTATTGTGCGTCGAAATGAGTGTGTCGATGGTTGTAATCAGCTGCCTTAGATTCGCAGGCTTGCCGATGAAGGACTGCCAAAGGTCCTGATGCTCGTGGGCCCAGTCCCAGGCGGCACTGGTGATGATGGCTGGAAGTTCGCGGGTTTCCGGGTCCTCGCGCAGCTTTTGAAGCATCTCGACGCCGTCCATGACGGGCATCATGAGGTCGGTGATGATCAGATCCGGCTTGTAGTTATGGACGATCCGCAGTGCTTCCTCGCCATTGTAGGAAACGGCCACGTTAAAGCCATGCTTCTGCAGCAAACGCGTGTAGAGAAGGCAGATTTCCAGATTGTCCTCGACCACCAGGATTTTAGTCTTCAGCATGTCACTCATCCTTCGTCGATGGCTGAAGCATGGAGGGATTCGCCGGACGAGCCACTCCGGTCAGGACAGACGTCACTTCCCTGAACGTATCATGGATGGCAAAACCCTGATCGGAAATATCAAGCTCATGGAACAAAGGATTATAACCGCTTTCCCTCATCTTAAGGATAGCGATTAAACGCCGCAATTGCGCCCCCATTTCCACAAACCTCAGAAAAATGATGTTCTCCAAAACCGCTGCCAAATCCTGGACAGGCATTTCAATCTCACGGGTAAAGATAGGCGTCTCTTCGGAAAAGACAGACGTCGCCCCCAAAGATCGCAGGCGATTGGTCAACGCGGATAAAAATGTTCCAACGCGCGAGGGATGCAAGGCCCCCGATTTGAAGACTTCAATCCCATCAATGAAAACCCGCCTGGCCTTGACCGCCTGTACCTCATTCAAAAGCTGTTCGGCGATCGCGTCTATGTTTTTGCGCTGCAGCGCCGGCTGCCAGATGAAATGAAGCAATCCCCGCGCCTGGAAACGTTCGACCTCGATTCCAATCTTGCCAGCTTTGGCCAGAAGGCGCTGCGGCGGTTCGTAACAACCAAAGTAAATCCCAGGCTCGCCCTGTCGCGCCCCTTCCTCAAGAAAAGTCAAGCCGAGCAGAGTTTTGCCGGTGCCCGGTGCACCCAGAATCGTGGTCGCTGATCCGCGAAAGATGCCGCCATTGGTCATATCATCAAGTTTAGGAATCCCGAAGCGAAGCCGCGTGGTGATGTCGTCGGTGGCCTCGGACGGATGCGCATAAAGTTCTTCGATGCGCGGATAGATGTGCATACCCTGCTCGCCAATCTCAAGGGAATGCTTGCCCGAAAGATAACTGCTGCCGCGCAGCTTGCCCACTTCCATGCGCCTCAGCATGGCGGCCGACTTCGTCACGTTGTTGAAGGAGATAATCGAATCCGCGATGGCATCTTCCGGATAAATATTGCGGTTGAGCTTGGAGCGCAGGAGAAAGGTCGTGCAGCCCGACATCGGTCCGAAGATATGAAGGGAATGCACGAACTTTTTGAAGTCACCCGGATTCTCGGCGCGATCTTCGAGCGAGGCGATGCCGTCGAGAATGAGGATCGAGGCGTTCATCCGGATAACGGTTTCCTGGAGCAGATGCAGAAGCCCATCCAGGCCCTCGTTTTCCAGGACGCTGGAACTGTCGAGATAAATAACCTTGCGTCCCACCTGTGTCGCATTGAAAAAGGAGAAGCGCGAGACATACTGTATCATCTGATCTTTCGATTCAGATAGAAAGACCACATAGATGGCCGCCTGTTGAGACAAGCGTGCCTGATTGAAACATATTTGATTGCCAAAGACCGTCTTGCCCGTGCCGGGGCCGCCGTTGATAATGACCAGCGAGCCGCAGGTAAAGCCGCCTTTCAGCACCTGATCCAGGCCTGAAATGCCGGTCGGCATCAGCTCGCCGAACGCGGCTGGGTAGTTTCGCGCTAAGTCATTACTGTTGCACTTGCAGGGCTCGTCTGCATCAGCTCAAGATGCTTTTGAAGAAGAGACGAGCTGGCCTCCAGCAAATCCGTCGGCAAAATGGGTTTGCCCAGATGAATGTCGAAGGAAGCCGCCAACGCCTGGTTTCGATCTTCTTCGCGCACGTAAGCCGTCAGAGCAATCGTGGGAATCAAGCGATCCGGGTCGATCTGTTCCCGGATGCGTCTTAAAAGGGAATAACCATCTTCATCAGGCAGCCCAATATCACAGATGATCAAATCAGGCTTGTCACCCGCGAGTCGTTCCAAAGCCTCCTCGGCGCTTGCGGCTTCCATGACGAAGGCCTCAGCTCGATCCATGACCCGGCGGATCAGTTCCCGCGCATCCCTTTGATCGTCGACAATCAGGACGTGACGGCCGCGCAGGATGTCGGAACAAAAAGGATGGCTGCCCCTGGTTTTTTTATCCAGGCCCGGCGAGGCATAAGGAGGCTCGGCGCCTTCCGAGGCCTTGGCCAAAGGCAGAAGATAAACGGTAAACTTCGCCCCCTGATTCTTGCCACGGCTTGTGACGTGCACGGTGCCGCCATGCGCTTCGACGATGTGCCGAACGATAGCCAAACCCAGGCCAAGCCCTCCGAAGTGCCGGGTCTTTGATCCATCCTCCTGGCGGAAACGCTCGAAAACATAAGGCAGAAAATCCGGTTCGATGCCCCGGCCATTATCCTCGACATCGATCAGAAGTCGCCCATCCGTCGAATGAAGGCGGACCAGGATACGCCCGCTATTCGGCGTGAACTTCACCGCATTGTTCAAAAGATTCCAAAAGACCTGCTGAAGCCTCGTCTTGTCCCCGAGGACAGGCCTTGGCTCCGCGGCGAATTCCGTCGTGATGCTGATGCCTTTCGAACGAGCCGCGAGCTGGACGGAAACCATAGCCTCCTGCAGAACATCCGCCAGCTGCACCGGCTGCATATCCAATGTCAGTTTCCCGGTGATGATCCGCGACACATCCAAAAGATCGGTGATCAACTGATTCTGCATCTGCGCATTGCGATGAATCGCATCCAGCGAATACGCGAAATCTTCGCTATCCGGGCTGTCCATCGACAGGAGTTCAGAAAAACCGATGATCGCATTCAAAGGCGTCCGCAGCTCATGGGACAGCGTCGCCAGAAATTCATCCTTGATGCGATTGGCTTCCTGAGCCTTGAAATAAAGCCTTTCCCGCTCCTCGGTACTGGCCTTGCGTTCGGTTTCATCCCGCATGATCTTGGCAAAGCCGAGCAATTCGCCATCCGCTCCCCGCAGCGCATTGGTCGCGCCCGATACCCAAAAAGACGTTCCATTCTTCCGCATGCACCAGCGTTCGCTTTCGGCCCGTCCTTCCCGTATCGCAGCGGCCAGCTCGGCCTCGGGAACGCCGGCGGCCTGATCCTCGCTGGTGAAAATTGTGGCGAAGGGAAGGCCGATGAATTCGTCTTCCGCATAGCCGAGGATTCGCTGCACGCCGTTATTCCAGCTTTGCAGGTGTCCCTCGGGGCTCAGCATGAAGATCGCGTAGTCTTTGATGCCATCCACAAGCACCCGCATGCGCTCTTCGCTTTCACGCAGAGCGCGGTCGGTCCTGCGTTTCTCCGCGCGGACCTTCCATTCCAGGATTTGAATCTCGACGGCCGGGCCGAGCCTTGAAAGATTGTCCTTCATGATGAAATCGTGGGCACCGGCCTTGATCACCGAAGCCGCGCGCTCTTCGCCTATGATCCCCGAGACGATGATAGTGGGAATATCCTGAGCCGATTCCGCCAGAACCTGCAGGGCCTTGAGCCCGCTGAAAGCCGGCAGATTGTAATCTGAAAGTATGATGTCCCAATTTTCCTGCAGACAGAGCCGCAGGTCTTTTTCCGTTTCAATGCGCGTCGTCTGCACGTCGTAGCCACTGTGTTCCAGGGCTTCGGTCAACAGCGCGCTATCCATCTCAGAATCCTCGATCATCAGGACTTTGAGTGTTTTTCTCATGGCCGGCTCCTTTGACTTAAAAAATCCGAGGCGCCTCGTTCAGCACCAGCCAGTATAACGAAAGTTGCCGCACGGCTTCCAAAAAATTGCTGAAATCAACCGGCTTCCGAATATAGCTGTTCGCTCCCAGATCATAGCTTTCCATGATGTCCTTTTCCTCCAGCGAGGTCGTGAGGATGACCACTGGCAAAAGTTTCAAAGTCGGATGGGACCGCATGCGCTGCAGAACTTCCAAACCGCTGAGTTTCGGCAGCTTAAGATCGAGCAGCACCACCTGGGGCAGGGTGCGTGGGTTTCTATGCGCATAGAGCCCCTGCGCCAGCAGAAAATCCAAGGCCTCGGCCCCATCACGCACGACATGGATCTCATTCAGCAGGCGATTTTCCTGCAGGGCGAGGAGGGTAAGTTCCTCATCATCGCGATTATCCTCGACCAGCAGAATGCTTTTTCGAGTCAAGAGATTCATGCTGTATTCCTTTCACTACAGGCCAGAGTGAAGTAAAAGGTCGCGCCTTCGTTCACGCGTCCCTCCGCCCAGACCTTGCCGCCATGGCGATGAATGACCCGCTGCACACTGGCAAGACCGATCCCTGAACCTGGGAATTCATGCGTGGAATGAAGCCGTTGAAAAGGTCGAAACAGCTTTTCCGCGTACTCCATATCAAAACCCGCGCCATTGTCCTTGACGCAATAAACAGGCCGACCTTCGTATACATCCATGCCTACTTCGATACGTGCCCCAGTGGGGCGCTGACTGGTAAATTTCCAGGCATTGCCCATCAGGTTCTCCAGTACAGCTCGCATCAGGATGGGGTCCGCATGCACCTGCATTCCCTCATGAATATGGAATTCGACCTGGCGTTTGCTTTCCGCCTCGCTCAAAAATCTGGCGACGGAATGAGCCAGCGCGGAAAGGTCCAAGGGAACCTTTTGCATGTCCTGTCGGGTCAGACGGGTCAGATTCAACATGTCATCAATCAGATGCGACATGCGACTGGCTGCATCCTTCACCCTCTTCAGATAATGCTGCCCCTGTTCATCCAATGAAGGACCGTATTTCCGTTCCAGTATCGTGCTGAAACCGTCGATGCCCCGAAGAGGGGCCCGCAGATCATGAGACACCGAGTAGGCGAAGGCCTCCAGCTCCTGATTGGCGGCCTGCAGCTGAGCCGTGCGATCGCGAACCCGAGCCTCCAGTTCCTCGTTGAGCGTACGAAGGCGGTCCTCGGCCTCCCGGCGGCGCGCAAGCTCGTCCTCGGCCTTTTCAAAGAGGGCGGCATTGTCGATCGCCACAGACGCCTGCAGGGCAATGCCGGCCACCAGATCCTCGGAGCCGGGACCGAAGACATCAGCCTCGACATGCCCGAAAACAAGTACGCCGATCACAGATCCGCTGCGGGTCTTGACGGGAACAGCCAGGACGCTGTGGATAATGGGTCGCTCGGGAAGGAGGGCATGAAAAGGCGCGTGCGGCTGAAAACGCTCATCTCGCGTCACATCTCCGAGGCGCACGATCCCCCGGCTCGAAAAGATTTCATTCAGAGCCTTGGTGCTTTCCGGCGTCAGTCCGTGCGGGAAATTTTCATGGCTTACGCCGCTTAAGGTATGCAGATGGAAGGTTTCAGCCGGATCTTCCGCGGCATGATATAAAAAGGCTCCGAACGTAGCGCCGATCGCTTCGCTCGCGGAATCGGTAATGGTCTGAAGCAGCCGCTGAAGGTCCAGCTCGGCGGCCAGGCTGCGACCGATTTTATAGAGCGTTTCGGTGGAACGAATCTCCTGCTGCAGGCGTTCCTCTTTGGCCTTCTGTTCGGTGATGTCGAGCGTTACTCCATCAAAACGCAAGGCGCGCCCGTCTTTATCATAGAACCCAAGTCCGATGGCCCTGATCCACTTGATAGCGCCATCAACAGGATTGACCGAGCGGTATTCCCTGTCAAAAGTCAGTTTTTCATCCAGCGCTTTCTGAATGTGTCGCCTGGTCGCTTCGCGGTCATCGGGATGGAGCCTTTCATAAAAATCCAAAATCGTGACCTCGGCATTCGGGGGCAGGAAAAAATGCTCCTTGACCCAGGTGTTCCAAAGCAGCTTGTCGAAGGGCAGATCGCAGTACCAGAGTCCAAGATGCACAGAACGCGTGACGAGTTCCATGCGCTCGCGGTTGACCTGGAGTTCCCGCTCGATCTTTCGCAGATCGGAAAGATCGGTGATCAGAGCGAAGAAACCATCCGGGGTATGACCATTCGCGCGAAAACGCGGCACATAGGTGATATTCGCCGAACGCAGGCTGCCGTCGCTGTGCTGGAGCTGGGTCTCGAACGTCACGCGCTGACCCTTAAGCGCGGCCTTGCGATAAGCCTCCTCATCCGCCGGTTGAGTTTGAAAACGGGACCAGAGTTCATCCATGCGAAGACCCAGCATGGAGTGCAAAGGTCGCGCAAACCAGCGTTCATATTCGCCATTGATGAAACGCAGCCTTCCCTGGGCATCGGTATAGGAAATCAAGGCCGGCAAAGCATCCGTGATAATGCGTAATTCTTCGTCACGCGAACGGCGTTCCTCTTCCCATTCGCGGATCTGGTGAATATCAGTGGCCACAGTCACCCACTGCAGGACTTTATCCGACGCATCCAGAACCGCGAGGCGCCTGGCAAGATGCCAACGATATTGACCGTCACCTGCATGACGGAAGGGAACTTCCATATCGGCGAGATGCCGCGGAT is a window of Oligoflexus sp. DNA encoding:
- a CDS encoding response regulator, whose product is MLKTKILVVEDNLEICLLYTRLLQKHGFNVAVSYNGEEALRIVHNYKPDLIITDLMMPVMDGVEMLQKLREDPETRELPAIITSAAWDWAHEHQDLWQSFIGKPANLRQLITTIDTLISTHNSPE
- a CDS encoding ATPase domain-containing protein, with amino-acid sequence MPTGISGLDQVLKGGFTCGSLVIINGGPGTGKTVFGNQICFNQARLSQQAAIYVVFLSESKDQMIQYVSRFSFFNATQVGRKVIYLDSSSVLENEGLDGLLHLLQETVIRMNASILILDGIASLEDRAENPGDFKKFVHSLHIFGPMSGCTTFLLRSKLNRNIYPEDAIADSIISFNNVTKSAAMLRRMEVGKLRGSSYLSGKHSLEIGEQGMHIYPRIEELYAHPSEATDDITTRLRFGIPKLDDMTNGGIFRGSATTILGAPGTGKTLLGLTFLEEGARQGEPGIYFGCYEPPQRLLAKAGKIGIEVERFQARGLLHFIWQPALQRKNIDAIAEQLLNEVQAVKARRVFIDGIEVFKSGALHPSRVGTFLSALTNRLRSLGATSVFSEETPIFTREIEMPVQDLAAVLENIIFLRFVEMGAQLRRLIAILKMRESGYNPLFHELDISDQGFAIHDTFREVTSVLTGVARPANPSMLQPSTKDE
- a CDS encoding hybrid sensor histidine kinase/response regulator — translated: MRKTLKVLMIEDSEMDSALLTEALEHSGYDVQTTRIETEKDLRLCLQENWDIILSDYNLPAFSGLKALQVLAESAQDIPTIIVSGIIGEERAASVIKAGAHDFIMKDNLSRLGPAVEIQILEWKVRAEKRRTDRALRESEERMRVLVDGIKDYAIFMLSPEGHLQSWNNGVQRILGYAEDEFIGLPFATIFTSEDQAAGVPEAELAAAIREGRAESERWCMRKNGTSFWVSGATNALRGADGELLGFAKIMRDETERKASTEERERLYFKAQEANRIKDEFLATLSHELRTPLNAIIGFSELLSMDSPDSEDFAYSLDAIHRNAQMQNQLITDLLDVSRIITGKLTLDMQPVQLADVLQEAMVSVQLAARSKGISITTEFAAEPRPVLGDKTRLQQVFWNLLNNAVKFTPNSGRILVRLHSTDGRLLIDVEDNGRGIEPDFLPYVFERFRQEDGSKTRHFGGLGLGLAIVRHIVEAHGGTVHVTSRGKNQGAKFTVYLLPLAKASEGAEPPYASPGLDKKTRGSHPFCSDILRGRHVLIVDDQRDARELIRRVMDRAEAFVMEAASAEEALERLAGDKPDLIICDIGLPDEDGYSLLRRIREQIDPDRLIPTIALTAYVREEDRNQALAASFDIHLGKPILPTDLLEASSSLLQKHLELMQTSPASATVMT
- a CDS encoding response regulator produces the protein MNLLTRKSILLVEDNRDDEELTLLALQENRLLNEIHVVRDGAEALDFLLAQGLYAHRNPRTLPQVVLLDLKLPKLSGLEVLQRMRSHPTLKLLPVVILTTSLEEKDIMESYDLGANSYIRKPVDFSNFLEAVRQLSLYWLVLNEAPRIF
- a CDS encoding CHASE domain-containing protein — translated: MRHFLLAYLALFFCLGLTLSLWALARQTAEREGRVRFDTRVKEIVDATEIRMQTYVQTLYQTRGFFLTRGIPTRSEFATYIRSVNITENYPGIQGIGFTLKIPKEQLASHIAAMQAQGAVHYSIQPPGERDEYYSIIMLEPFDWRNQRAFGYDMHTNPIRQRAMDLARETGLPQVTEIVTLVQETNADRQPGFLLYLPLYQSDVIPRTAAERYASLVGFVYAPFRAHDLFQNIFAMPQPDLGIDFEIYDGAMDRDRLLFDRNGIFDGASQPNEQFSKIVPLRMPGREWILYAHTLPAFQKRIANSVPHYVLGVGLILSLLIHILFLGHSVRIRNEHLLLAEAQKELDERRRTEAELRNSEERYRVLTETITHGVWTANAAGIITYMNRWWQQYTGLALSVNMREDWEAVVHPQHLPRFQEWLRHSDPRHLADMEVPFRHAGDGQYRWHLARRLAVLDASDKVLQWVTVATDIHQIREWEEERRSRDEELRIITDALPALISYTDAQGRLRFINGEYERWFARPLHSMLGLRMDELWSRFQTQPADEEAYRKAALKGQRVTFETQLQHSDGSLRSANITYVPRFRANGHTPDGFFALITDLSDLRKIERELQVNRERMELVTRSVHLGLWYCDLPFDKLLWNTWVKEHFFLPPNAEVTILDFYERLHPDDREATRRHIQKALDEKLTFDREYRSVNPVDGAIKWIRAIGLGFYDKDGRALRFDGVTLDITEQKAKEERLQQEIRSTETLYKIGRSLAAELDLQRLLQTITDSASEAIGATFGAFLYHAAEDPAETFHLHTLSGVSHENFPHGLTPESTKALNEIFSSRGIVRLGDVTRDERFQPHAPFHALLPERPIIHSVLAVPVKTRSGSVIGVLVFGHVEADVFGPGSEDLVAGIALQASVAIDNAALFEKAEDELARRREAEDRLRTLNEELEARVRDRTAQLQAANQELEAFAYSVSHDLRAPLRGIDGFSTILERKYGPSLDEQGQHYLKRVKDAASRMSHLIDDMLNLTRLTRQDMQKVPLDLSALAHSVARFLSEAESKRQVEFHIHEGMQVHADPILMRAVLENLMGNAWKFTSQRPTGARIEVGMDVYEGRPVYCVKDNGAGFDMEYAEKLFRPFQRLHSTHEFPGSGIGLASVQRVIHRHGGKVWAEGRVNEGATFYFTLACSERNTA